A stretch of DNA from Bradyrhizobium algeriense:
ACGATACGCCCTTCTTGCCGGGGCGCTCGATTTCGGGATTCCGCACCGGCCCGCTCGGGCTTGGACACGCCGTGTTGACGGTCGAAAATATCGCCCCGGTGAGGGCGTTCTATGTCGACGTGCTCGGCTTCGGGCTTTCCGACTACATCGAAAAACCGTTCCGCGCTTACTTCTTCCATGTCAACGCGCGGCATCACAGCCTCGCGCTGATCGAGACTGGCAGGAACGGCATGCACCATCTGATGGTGGAGCTGTTCTCGCTCGACGATGTCGGACAGTGCTACGACATCGCACTGACGCAAGAAGACCGCGTCGGCGTCACGCTCGGCCGGCACACCAACGATTTCATGACCTCGTTCTACGCCAGGACGCCGTCGGCCTTCATGATCGAATGCGGCTGGGGCGGCCGCGAGATCGATCCTGCGACATGGCAGCCGGTCGAGATGCATGACGGCCCGAGCCTGTGGGGCCACGAGCGCGTCTGGCTGCCGCCCGAAGACCGCGAGGTCGCACGCGCGATGCGCCTGCGCGCGGCGGCTTCAGGCCTGCGCGCGCCGGTGCAGGTGATGGAAGGCAACTACAAGCTGATGTCGGGAACGTGTGCGTGGTGGGACGGGGTACGCGAGGACGGACAATGAAAGGCAAACTTTAGAATTCATTCGCCCGCGGCGCATCACGGCGACCATGCCGGACATGGACGATCACCAATTCATCACCGCGAATGTGGTGGTCGACAAGGAACGAATAGCGAGCCGTTGGAAACACACGCACGCCGGAAATATCCGTCTCCCGTCCAAGTCCGGGATGCTCCGCAAGCAGCCGACTTGTGGTGCGTATTTGATTGACGACGGAAGAGGCCGCGCGTGGACTGTGCTGCGAAATGTATTCGTGGATTTCGGCGATGTCAGCGCGGGCACGCGGCGCGTACCGTAGTCTCACAGGCCACACTTCTCCCAAAGTGCGGACATTTCGTCTTCACTGACAAACTCGCCGCGCTGGGCCTGCCTCAGACCTTCGAGCACCGCCGCGCGATGCGCTTCCGGCACGACAAACGGATCGCTGCCGGCGGCAACAATTTGTTCGAGCAATTCCGCCGCATAGGCTTGCCGATCTTCGGGAAGCTTTCGCACCTTTTCGATGGCGTCTTCGAGGACCTTGGTCATTGAAGCAGTCTAACGCAACTCCAAATAAAATGCGAGATGTGGCCCCTCACCTCACGGCCTGATCGCGCCGAAGCAGCCTATACGCACCTACTCCCGGTAACACCCCTGCTCGATCTCTTCGATCAATCCGCGCGCCTTCGGCTGCCAGCCGAGCTGGCGCGCGTGCTTGGCCCGCACGCGGCTGTTGGACGCCATCGTATCCTCTGTCGTGCCTTCGCCCCATTCGGCGGCTGCTTCGGCCATCGACATCGCCGTTGGCGGGCCTGCAAAACCCAGCATGCGGTTGATCGCCTCGCAGGCTTCGCGCATCGAATTCTCGCCGTTCTCGGCGAAATAGAACGCGCCCGCCGGCGCCTTATCGATCGCAAGCGCGTAGAGCGTTACGAGATCGTCGATATGCACGTTCGACCAGATGTTCTCGCCAGGTCCGGCGTGCGCCGCGTTGCCGCGCTTTTTGGCCAGCCTGATCAGCAGCGGCACCTGCACGCTGTCAGGTCCGGCGCCAAGGCCAACGCCGTAGATCAGGCTCGGGCAGATGATGACCGGGCGGCAGTCTTTGTCGCGGTGCGAGAGGATGAACTCGTTCAGCGCGACCCGCGCCACGCGCGCAGGCGATGGTGCGATCGGCGCGTCTTCGTCGAAGATCGCATCCGACCGCTCGCCCCTGGCGCGCGTGCCGACGATGCTCGATCCCGATGTATGTATGAATGGCTTGCCGCTACCAGCAAGCGCGCCGAGCAGGCTTTCGACCGCGCCCCTGTGATCGGCGCTCGCCGCATTGACGACGATGTCGGCAGCCTGCGCCGCTTGCGCCAGAGTTTCTCCGTCATCGAGCGCTCCTAGCACTGGCTGGATACCCCGCGCGCGAACCGCTTCCGCCTTTTCAGGCGAGCGAACCAATCCGGTCACGTGATGTCCGGCAGCAATGAGATGCGCCGCAACCGATCCGCCGATATAGCCCGATGCGCCCGTGCAGAAGATTTTCATTTCCATTCCTCAGCGGTCATGCCGCGCGGCGATTTGTCAGCACACCCAGAACCCGACCGTCGCGATGAAGCCGGCGATGGCCGGTGCATCTAGGACATAAGACCGATTGCGACGCGCACCTCACCCGAGATGCTTCCTGAAAAACTCCGTCGCCCTGCCCCAGGCCAGTTCCGCGGCCTGCCGGTCATGCACGGTTTGCCGCTGCTCGTTGACGAAGGCGTGCTCGGCGTCATAGCGGAACAGCTCGAGCGACTTGCCGGCGGCCTTCATGCCCTGCTCGAAGGCATCGATCACCTGCGGCGTGCACCAGTCGTCCTTGTTGGCGAAATGGGCCTGCAGCGGGATCTTCACGTCCGCGGGCTTTGCGGCCTGCTCCGGCGGAATGCCGTAGAACACCACGCCGGCCGCCAGCTCCGGAATTTTGGTGGCGCCGATGATGGTCACCGCGCCGCCGAGGCAGAAGCCGGTCAACCCGACCTTGGCGCCGTTGCGCGACAGATATTGCGCGGCGCCCCGCACGGTCTGCGTGGTGGCGTCCATGAAATCCAGCGAGTTCATCTCTTTGCCGGCCGCATCCGTGTCGTGATACGGAACCACCGTGCCCTTGTAGAGATCGGGCGCCAGCGCATCGAAGCCCGCTACCGCGAAGCGGTCGCACAGGCCCTTGATCTGGTCCTGCAGGCCCCACCATTCCTGGATCACGACCACGCCCGGCGCATTGCCGCGCGCGGCATTGGCGAGATAGCCACTGGCATCCTTGCCGTCCGGCCGCTTGAAAGTGATGCTGGTACCCATGGGTTCCTCCGCGCTGATTTCTGGATGATTGACCGGCATTTTGTCCGCAGTGCGTTCCGGAAGCAATCGCCCGATCCGTGCGTCTAGAGCATTATCGGTTCTGATTGAATCAGAACCGAAGCTCTAGATTCTTGTTTTGACGCGTTTTCTTCACGCGAACTGGTACCCGCTTCTCTCGAAAACGCTATGGGTCAGGTCAGGGCAACAAAAAAGCCCCCGCGGGGGCTTTTCCGAAATCGCGTGCACCTTGATCAGTGGGCGTTGGCCCAGACCTTCTTCTTGGTGAAGTACAGCAGCACGGTGAGCAGGATCAGGAACACGAACACCTGCAGGCCGAGCGCCTTGCGCGCCTCCATGTGCGGCTCCGCGGCCCACATCAGGAACGTGGTGACATCCTTCGAGTATTGGGCAACCGTTGCCGGCGAGCCATCGTCAAAGGTGACCTGGCCGTCGTTCAGCGGCTTCGGCATCTTGATGGCGTGGCCGGGGAAATATTTGTTGTAGTAGGAGCCTTCGGGCAGCGTGACGCCGGCCGGCGGCTTGTCCTCATAGCCCTGCAGCAGCGCAGCCACATAGTCCGGGCCCTGCTCCTGATACTGGGTGAAGAAGTCGATCAGGAACATCGGGAAGCCACGGCCGTAGGAACGCGCCTTGGTGATCAGCGACAGGTCGGGCGGAAAGGCGCCGCCGTTGGCTGCACGCGCCGCCTGCTCGTTCGGGAACGGCGACGGGAAATAATCGGCAGGCCGGCCCGGCCGTTCGAACATATCGCCCTGATCGTTGGGGCCGTCCTTGACCTTGTATTCGGAGGCGAACGCCTGGGCCTGGGCCACCGAATAACCGGGACCGCCGGATTCGGCGAGGTTTCGGAATGCGACAAAGGACAGGCCGTGGCAGGACGAACAGACTTCCTTGTAGACCTTCAGGCCGCGCTGCAATGCGCCGCGATCGAACTTGCCGACGGGGCCGGCGAACGACCAGTTCTGCGCTGGCGGCTTGGTACTACCTTCGGCAGCGCGGGCGCTCTCGGCACCGCCCAACAGCAAGCCGCCGGCGACCATCAGGGCAATCACGCTCGACACCATCGACGCAGCCTTGCCGCCCGACTTCGCGAGCACGTCGTCGGCGATCGAGTTAGGCACCGGACGCGGCTTCTCGATCCGGGAGAGCAGTGGCAACAGGATCAGGAAGTAGGCGAAGTAAGCGATGGTCAGGATGCGGCCCACGATGACGTAGATGCCTTCCGGCGGCTGGGCGCCGAGATAGCCAAGCCCGATGCAGACCACGACGAACATCCAGAAGAACTGCTTGGCCAGCGGGCGGTACTTCGACGAACGCGTTTTCGCGCTGTCGAGCCAGGGCAGGAACGCCAGGATGATGATCGCACCGAACATTGCAATGACGCCGGCGAGCTTGTTCGGAATCGAGCGCAAGATGGCGTAGAACGGCAGATAGTACCATTCCGGCACGATATGCGCAGGCGTTACAGCGGGATTGGCCGGAATGTAGTTCTCGGCGTCGCCGAGATAGTTCGGCATGTAGAAGATGAACCAAGCGAAGAACAGCATGAAGCAGGAGACGCCGAACGCATCCTTGATCGTCGCGTAAGGCGTGAAAGGCACCGTGTCCTTTTCAGTCTTCGCCTCGACGCCGGCCGGATTGTTCTGGCCCGCAACATGCAGCGCCCAGATGTGCAGGACGACGACGCCGGCGATCACGAACGGCAGCAGGTAATGCAGCGAGAAGAAGCGGTTCAGCGTCGGATTGCCGACGGCATAGCCGCCCCACAGCAGCGTCACGATGCTCTCGCCGAAATAGGGCACGGCCGAGAACAAATTGGTGATGACGGTGGCGCCCCAGAAGCTCATCTGGCCCCACGGCAGCACGTAGCCCATGAAGCCGGTCGCCATCATCAGCAGATAGATGATGACGCCGAGGATCCACAGCACCTCGCGCGGCTCCTTGTACGACCCGTAATAGAGGCCGCGGAACATGTGGATGTAGACCGCGAAGAAGAACATCGAGGCGCCGCTGGCGTGGATGTTGCGCAGCAGCCAGCCGTAGTTGACGTCGCGGACGATCAGCTCGACCGATTTGAACGCGAGGTCGGCATGCGGCGTGTAGTGCATCGCCAGGATCACGCCGGTCAGGATCTGCACGCCCAGCATCATCGATAGGATGGCGCCGAAGGTCCACCAGTAGTTCAGGTTACGCGGCGTCGGATACGCCACGAACGAGGAGTGCATGAGTCCCATGATCGGGAGGCGCCGTTCGATCCACTTCAAGGCGGGATTGGTCGGCTGGAAATCGGATGGTCCGCTCATTGATGCGATCCTGAGGAAGTAAAACGACGCGACGGATTAAGGGTCTCGGACTGGCGCGCCCGAGCCCTTAGCCGATCTGGATTTTGGTGTCGGAAACAAAGGTGTAGGGCGGCACGGCCAGGTTGCTCGGCGCAGGTCCCTGCCGGATGCGGCCCGAGGTGTCGTACACCGAACCATGGCAGGGGCAGAAGAAGCCGTCGTAAGCGCCCTCATGGGCAATCGGGATGCAGCCGAGATGAGTGCAGATGCCGACCACGACCAGCCACTGGTCATGCCCCGGCTTGACTCTAGCCTCATCGCTCTGCGGATCGGGCAGGCTCGCAACCGGCACCTTGCGGGCCTCATCGATCTGCTTCTTGGTCCGGTGGCTGATGTAGATCGGCTTGCCGCGCCAGAACACCTTGATGTCCTGTCCCTCGGCGATCGGGGTCAGATCGACCTCAATCGGCGCACCGGCCGCGATCGTCGAGGCGTCCGGGTTCATCTGGGAAACCAGCGGCCAGACCGTGGCAGCCGCGCCTACGGCGGCGACGGCTCCCGTTGCAACAAAAAGGAAATCACGGCGTGTCGGATGGTCCGCCGAAGACGCTGTCGTCACGATTCCAAGCCCTTTCTTATCTGCAGCCAGCGGAACCGCCCCGGGGGCGCCAAAGGCGCGACCCGAAAGAGGCTGCCGGCGCCCGCGGCCCCCGCGGCGGCAGAAAAACCGCCTTTCCTCCCCCAATCCTGGCGGAACAAGCAGTCCAGAATCGTTCTATTGGCACCCTTGCCGTGAGAGCGCAAGCCCGCTATCGGCTCGCAAGCGTGCAATGCACTAAATCCGCGCCCGGCCGTGATTTATTCAATACATTTCACCCACGCTTCCGAAGCCTCGACACCATGCACATCGCGCTTTTCCAGCCTGACATCCCTCAGAACACGGGAACGATTCTGCGCCTGTGTGCGTGCCTGGGCGCGGCTGCCCACATCATCGAGCCGGCCGGATTTCCGATCTCGGACCGGCATTTCCGCCGGGCGGGAATGGACTACCTCGATCACGTCGCCCTCACCCGCCATGACTCATGGCAAAAATTCGAGCAATGGCGTAACGAAGCGGGTTTCCGGCTGGTGCTGTTTACAACCAAGGGGGCCGGTTCCTATCTGGATTTCAGCTACCGGCAGGACGATGTTCTGCTGTTCGGGCGGGAATCGGCAGGGGTACCCGATGAAGTCGCCTCCGCTGCCGATGCGCGGCTGGTGATCCCGATCAGGCCGGACTTGCGCTCGCTCAATGTGGCCATGGCGGCGGCCATGGCATTGGGCGAGGCGCTGCGGCAGACGGGTTCCGCGATGACGGGCGAGATGCAGTCCGAGGAGAGATAGTGAGTTACGCGGTCAAAGAGATATTCCTGACCTTGCAGGGCGAAGGCGCGCATGCCGGCCGCGCGGCGGTGTTTTGCCGTTTTTCCGGCTGCAACCTCTGGAGCGGCCGCGAACAGGACCGCGCCGGCGCCACCTGCAAGTTCTGCGATACTGATTTTGTCGGCACCGACGGCACGCTGGGCGGCCGCTACGCCACCGCGGACGAACTCGCCGACATCATCGCCGGGCAATGGACCGGCGAGAATACCAACCGCTATGTGGTCCTGACCGGCGGCGAGCCGCTGCTGCAGGTAGATACCCCCTTCATCGATGCGCTGCATGCGCGCGGCTTCGCCATCGGCATCGAGACCAACGGGACGATCGAACCGCCCGACGGGATGGACTGGGTCTGCGTCAGCCCGAAGGCCGGCGCAGGGCTCGTGGTGCGCCGCGGCCACGAATTGAAGCTGGTCTATCCGCAGACCGGCGCCGCGCCGGAAGATTTTGCAGGGCTCGATTTCGAACGTTTTTCGCTGCAGCCGATGGACGGACCCGACGTGATCGAAAACACCGCGCGCACGGTCGACTACTGCCTGCGCCATCCGCAATGGCGGCTCAGCCTGCAGACGCACAAGACCCTTGGTATCAGATAAGCACTTGGCATCAGATAGGAACCAGATTTTCAAGATGTGGGAACTGACCAAATCATTTCGCTTCGAAGCCGCGCATTCGCTGAAGGGGACGACCTTCGGCGCGGCCAGCGAGGAAATTCACGGCCACTCGTTTCGCGCCGAGGTGAGCGTGCGCGGCACGCCCGATCCGCAAACCGGCATGGTGCTGGATCTCGGCCTGCTCGAACGCAGCATGGAAGAGGTCCGCAAGACCCTCGACCACAAGCTTCTGAACAAGGTCGAGGCGCTTGGGACGCCAACGCTGGAAAACATTTCGCGCTACATCTTCGAACGCCTCCAGCACGCCGGCAAGATCACCCGCGTCAGCGTTCATCGCGACAGTTGCAACGAGAGCTGCACGTACTTTGGACCACAGGGCTAGAAATGCATCTTACCGTCATTGCCTGCGACAAACGCGAAGCGTTTGCGCAAGGGAGCGAAGCGACGAAGCAATCCATTCTTTCTGTGGCACGATGGATTGCTTCGCTACGCTCGCAATGACGGCAATATATGGATCGACCGCATGGACATGTCGCTGATCGAGCATCGCAAGACGCGCGCGAGAGCCTGGTTCGAAGCCTTGCGCAACGACATCTGCGCGGCCTTTGAGCGGCTGGAAGACGACGCCCCGGCCTCGCTCTATCCCGGCGACGCCGGACGCTTCGAGCGCACGCCCTGGAACCGCACCGACCACACCGGCACGCCGGGCGGCGGCGGCGTGATGTCGATCATGCGCGGGCGGCTGTTCGAGAAGGTCGGCGTGCACTGTTCCACCGTGCACGGCGAGTTCGCGCCCGAATTCCGGGCGCAGATTCCGGGCGCGGCCGACGATCCCAGGTTCTGGGCCTCGGGCATTTCGCTGATTGCGCATCTGCGCAATCCGAACGTGCCGGCGGTGCACATGAACACCCGCTTCGTCGTCACCACCAAGGCGTGGTTCGGCGGCGGCGCTGACTTGACGCCGGTGCTGGACCGGCGGCGCACCCAGGAGGACCCGGACACGCTGGCCTTCCACCAGGCAATGAAGGAAGCCTGCAGCGGACCGAACGGCGTCGCCGACTACGACAAATACAAAAAATGGTGCGACGAATATTTCTATCTGCCGCATCGCAAGGAAGCGCGCGGCATCGGCGGCATTTTCTACGACTGGCACGACTCAGGCGATTGGGACGCCGACCTCGCCTTTACCCAGGACGTCGGCCGCGCCTTCCTGAAAATTTATCCAGAGCTCGTCCGCCGCAATTTCGCCCTCCCCTGGAACGCCGCCGACCGCGAGGAGCAGTTGATCCGGCGCGGACGCTATGTCGAGTTCAACCTGCTCTACGACCGCGGCACAATTTTTGGGCTGAAGACCGGCGGCAATGTGGATTCCATTCTCTCGTCGATGCCGCCGGAGGTAAAGTGGCCATGATTTGACTGTCATGATCGGCTTGTCATGACCGATCGCTAGAATGCGAATCGCGTCATGCATTTCAAGGAGCAGATCATGGATTTGAAACCAGGCGACGTCGTCATTCTGAAGTCCGGCGGCCATCCGCTTAGCGTGGTGGAAGTCAACGAGGGTAATGTTGTGTGTATGTGGATGGGTAATGAAGGCGATCTCTTTCGCGAGACGCTGCCACTAGCCGTCCTTGAACTCGCCGAGCACGACACCTCGGATGACGACGATGAAGAAGAGGAAGACGACGAAGAAGACGATGAGGACGAAGACGAAGACGACAAGCACGCCAGCAAAGTCGCCTAAGGGAATTTCGACGTCGCCCGGCATCCACAGCCCGGCGACGTCGTTTCCTGGAATTGGACCCCGTGCGGAGCATCTGATATTCGCGGCAAGTCGACCGCCGCTTCCCGCGGTCGACAGCGCTGGAAGCGAAATGGCCGTGAAACGATGACCCACCTGCCCCGTGCCATGCTGATCGACATGGACGACACCATCCTGTCGGCCTATGGCCGCCCGGAAATCGCCTGGCACAATGTCGCCGCGGAATTCGCCGCCGAGTTCGGGCCGTTGACCTCGCAACAGGTTGCCACCGCCGTCCTGGATTCCGCGCGCAAATTCTGGGCGGTCGCCGGCGCCGAATGGCGGCTGAAGCTGGATGAGGCGCGGCGTATAACCGTCACACGCGGATTTGCCGCCCTTGCCGCCGGCGGCCATACGCTGCCCGAGGATCTTGCGGTACGGCTCGCCGACCGCTTCACCGCCTACCGCGAAGAGGAAATGTTCGTGTTCCCCGGCGCGCACGACGCCATCGACGAATTGAAGGTGCGCGGCGTCAAGCTGGCGCTGGTGACCAACGGTGCCGCCGGCACCCAGCGCGCCAAGGTCGAACGCTTTGCGCTGTCGCACCGTTTCGATCACATCCAGATCGAGGGCGAGCACGGTTTCGGCAAGCCGGACGAGCGCGCCTATCTGCACGCCATGCAGACGCTCGGCGTCACCGCATCCGAGACCTGGATGATCGGCGACAATCTGGAATGGGAAGTCGTAGCGCCGCAGCGGCTCGGCATCTACGCGATCTGGATCGACGTGCATGGCGACGGCCTGCCCACGGACTCCACCGTGAAGCCCGATCGCATCATCCGCTCACTGACGGAACTGCTGCCGCGTGAGCGCTGATAGAGATCAGTGCCGCAGCGCCGCTGTGATCATGATGATGCCGCCGACCATCACGGCGGCGTCGAGGATCGCGGTGTGGATATGCACCGGCATGCGCTCGACGAAGGCTTTAGCGAGGAACGCCCCCGGAATAGCGATGGCGCCGATCAGCAGCGCAAAGGCCAGCACCTGCGCGGTGACGACGCCGGCCAGGCCGAATACCGAAATCTTGATGAGGCCGGTCACGACCGAGATCACGGCGTCGGTGGCAATCACTGCCGCGCCCTCGAGCCCCGACGCCATCAACAGCGACAGCAGGATCACGCCGGAGCCTGACGTGCCCCCGACCAGCACGCCATACCCCACCGCGCTCGCACCGAGGCCGGTATCGCCAATCCTGATATCGCGCTTCTTGGCCAACCGGCGCAGCGGCACGCTCAGCATCAGCATGCTGCCGATCACCAGCGCCGCGCCGGTGCTGGTGAGCCGCGTATAGCCGTAGGCGCCGAGCGCGGTAGTCGGCGCGGCAGCCCCGATCACGATCAGCGCGCGCCGCCGGTCGGCGTAACGGAAATAGGCCACGAAGCGGCTTATATTGGTGATGATCGCCGATATCGCGATGATCGGCACCACCGGCTCGGCGCCGACCATCGGCACCAGCACCAGCGGCATCAATGCGCCAGTGCCATAACCGGCAAGACCGCCGATGATGGACGCAAACAACGCCATGCCGCCAACCAGCACGAGTTGGCCGAGCGAAATGTCGGCGAAGCCGGCGAGAATACTCACAGCCGGTGATCGCGGGTGAAGCGGGCGGCGGTCTGGTCGGCGATCGCGGCCAGCGCGGATGATTCAAGCGGAAAATCCGCGGCCAGCCAGGCGTCTTCCGCAAGCGTCAACACGTGACCAAGCGCGGGGCCCTCGGCAATGCCGCGCGCGATGAAATCGGCCGCCTTCAGCGGAAATTTCGGCGCGCTCCAGCGCTGCGGCAAGGTTGCGAGCTCGTGCCAGCGCGCAGCACCATTGCCGATGCCGCCTGCGCGCGCCCATGCCAGCATCACCCGGTCGCGATAGGGATCCTCGCCCAGCCGATAAAGAAGCTGCCGCGCCCGCGCGCCGTTCTTGGCGGCGAACCGCCACCAGCGATGGCCCATCGAGTCCAGCGCCTTGTGTTCCGCGTTGGAAAGCCGAAGCCGCGCCGAGACGCGCCTGGCGTCCTCGGTGACGGCCACCGTGAGCGCGGCGAGCCGGCGCACGGCGTTCGGCGGCAGCCCCAGCGCGCGTTCGGCCGCGATCATCGCGGCGAACGTCCCGGTGTAGGTAATGCCGCCGAATATCGGCAGCAGCAGGCCGGCATCCGCCATCGCCTGCACCGCGACCACGGCGCCTTCCGCGATCAACAGCTTCAACATCTCCATGCGGACGCGCTCGGCGGAAAGGCTTGCAAGCCCCGCGCGCCCATCGATACAGGCGAGATATCCGGCACGGTCGGGCTCACCCTCTCCATAGGCGGCATGCATGCGGAAGAAGCGCAGGATGCGCAGATAATCCTCGGCGATACGCTGGCTGGCATCGCCGATGAAGCGCACGCGTTTGGCTTCGATGTCGGCCAGCCCGCCGACATGGTCATGCACGATGCCGCCGGCATCGACGGAAAGCCCGTTGATGGTGAAGTCGCGCCGTTCCGCATCGCGAACCCAGTCGCGCCCGAACGCAACCCTGGCCTTGCGGCCAAAAGTCTCCGTGTCCTCGCGCAAGGTCGTAACCTCGAACGGATGCGATTCGACGACCAGCGTAACCGTGCCGTGGTCGATGCCCGTCGGCACGCATTTGATGCCGGCCGCCTTGGCGCGCCGGGCGACCTCGTCGGGCAGAGCGGTGGTCGCAATGTCGATGTCGCCCAGAGGAATTTTCAACAGCGCATTGCGCACGGCGCCGCCGATCACGCGGGCTTCCTCGCCATCGCCGTTGAGTAATGCAAGCACGCGCGCGGCCGGACCGGATCTGAGCCAGGGCGCGTCCGACAGCACGCGGGCCTCGATCATTTCTCGACTCCGGGAACCAGCTTGCCGTCTTCGAGATGCGCAGGAACGTAGGTCGAGTCCGGCGGCGCGCCGGAGAATTGCGCGAGAAAGACGAAACTGATCACGACCAGCAGCAGCGATCCCAGCACCAGTTTGGCGACAAGATGCGCCGGCCACGAGGACGACACCAACAGTCCGGAACGGGTGGCAATCAGAAACAGCGCATAGGCCGCAAACGGGATCAGGAAAATCGCGACCTCGGTCAGAACCGGACGGATCATGCGAGATAAATCCGCTCATATAGCACGCGCAGAATTCCTGCGGTCGCGCCCCAGATGTAACGCTCGGCGAACGGCATGGCGTAATAGGAGCGCTCCATGCCGCGGAATTCCTTGGAATGGATCTGATGGTTCTCGGGATTCATCAGGAACGCCAGCGGCACCTCGAAGGCGTCAATCACCTCGCCTTCGTTGATCGTCAGCTTGAAGCCGGGCTTCACCCGCGCTACTGTCGGCAGGATGCGAAACCCGAACGCGGTTCCATAGAGGTCGAGATAGCCGATCGGCTCGATGAAGTCGCGCTTGAGGCCGACTTCCTCCTCCGCCTCGCGAAGTGCGGCGTCGAGCGGGGAAGCATCGGTGGCGTCGATCTTGCCGCCGGGAAAGGAAATCTGGCCGGCGTGGCTGGACAGATGCGGCGAGCGCTGCGTCAGCAACACGGTCGGCTCGCGGTGATCGACCACCGGGATCAGCACCGCCGCCGGCCGTACCGGCTGCTCGCGCGCCACGATCTCGAGCATGCGGTCGTTGCCCGCGTCGCCGGTTTTCGGAACGATATCGGGATCGACCAGGCCGGGCGGCACGTCGAAGCTCAACCGAGC
This window harbors:
- the queE gene encoding 7-carboxy-7-deazaguanine synthase produces the protein MSYAVKEIFLTLQGEGAHAGRAAVFCRFSGCNLWSGREQDRAGATCKFCDTDFVGTDGTLGGRYATADELADIIAGQWTGENTNRYVVLTGGEPLLQVDTPFIDALHARGFAIGIETNGTIEPPDGMDWVCVSPKAGAGLVVRRGHELKLVYPQTGAAPEDFAGLDFERFSLQPMDGPDVIENTARTVDYCLRHPQWRLSLQTHKTLGIR
- a CDS encoding NAD-dependent epimerase/dehydratase family protein; the protein is MKIFCTGASGYIGGSVAAHLIAAGHHVTGLVRSPEKAEAVRARGIQPVLGALDDGETLAQAAQAADIVVNAASADHRGAVESLLGALAGSGKPFIHTSGSSIVGTRARGERSDAIFDEDAPIAPSPARVARVALNEFILSHRDKDCRPVIICPSLIYGVGLGAGPDSVQVPLLIRLAKKRGNAAHAGPGENIWSNVHIDDLVTLYALAIDKAPAGAFYFAENGENSMREACEAINRMLGFAGPPTAMSMAEAAAEWGEGTTEDTMASNSRVRAKHARQLGWQPKARGLIEEIEQGCYRE
- a CDS encoding tRNA (cytidine(34)-2'-O)-methyltransferase; its protein translation is MHIALFQPDIPQNTGTILRLCACLGAAAHIIEPAGFPISDRHFRRAGMDYLDHVALTRHDSWQKFEQWRNEAGFRLVLFTTKGAGSYLDFSYRQDDVLLFGRESAGVPDEVASAADARLVIPIRPDLRSLNVAMAAAMALGEALRQTGSAMTGEMQSEER
- a CDS encoding dienelactone hydrolase family protein, with product MGTSITFKRPDGKDASGYLANAARGNAPGVVVIQEWWGLQDQIKGLCDRFAVAGFDALAPDLYKGTVVPYHDTDAAGKEMNSLDFMDATTQTVRGAAQYLSRNGAKVGLTGFCLGGAVTIIGATKIPELAAGVVFYGIPPEQAAKPADVKIPLQAHFANKDDWCTPQVIDAFEQGMKAAGKSLELFRYDAEHAFVNEQRQTVHDRQAAELAWGRATEFFRKHLG
- the petA gene encoding ubiquinol-cytochrome c reductase iron-sulfur subunit; the encoded protein is MTTASSADHPTRRDFLFVATGAVAAVGAAATVWPLVSQMNPDASTIAAGAPIEVDLTPIAEGQDIKVFWRGKPIYISHRTKKQIDEARKVPVASLPDPQSDEARVKPGHDQWLVVVGICTHLGCIPIAHEGAYDGFFCPCHGSVYDTSGRIRQGPAPSNLAVPPYTFVSDTKIQIG
- a CDS encoding VOC family protein; the protein is MALLGLGYAGFGSDALDDWRQFGTGLVGLQAVERGNSLLAFRMDDRKQRIVIDRAMGEGTRFFGWEVADSAALDALAARLEKAGVSVTTEPQTLADARRVRSLISFRDPAGNRLEAFYGAEIDDTPFLPGRSISGFRTGPLGLGHAVLTVENIAPVRAFYVDVLGFGLSDYIEKPFRAYFFHVNARHHSLALIETGRNGMHHLMVELFSLDDVGQCYDIALTQEDRVGVTLGRHTNDFMTSFYARTPSAFMIECGWGGREIDPATWQPVEMHDGPSLWGHERVWLPPEDREVARAMRLRAAASGLRAPVQVMEGNYKLMSGTCAWWDGVREDGQ
- a CDS encoding 6-carboxytetrahydropterin synthase, which translates into the protein MWELTKSFRFEAAHSLKGTTFGAASEEIHGHSFRAEVSVRGTPDPQTGMVLDLGLLERSMEEVRKTLDHKLLNKVEALGTPTLENISRYIFERLQHAGKITRVSVHRDSCNESCTYFGPQG
- a CDS encoding cytochrome c1, producing the protein MSGPSDFQPTNPALKWIERRLPIMGLMHSSFVAYPTPRNLNYWWTFGAILSMMLGVQILTGVILAMHYTPHADLAFKSVELIVRDVNYGWLLRNIHASGASMFFFAVYIHMFRGLYYGSYKEPREVLWILGVIIYLLMMATGFMGYVLPWGQMSFWGATVITNLFSAVPYFGESIVTLLWGGYAVGNPTLNRFFSLHYLLPFVIAGVVVLHIWALHVAGQNNPAGVEAKTEKDTVPFTPYATIKDAFGVSCFMLFFAWFIFYMPNYLGDAENYIPANPAVTPAHIVPEWYYLPFYAILRSIPNKLAGVIAMFGAIIILAFLPWLDSAKTRSSKYRPLAKQFFWMFVVVCIGLGYLGAQPPEGIYVIVGRILTIAYFAYFLILLPLLSRIEKPRPVPNSIADDVLAKSGGKAASMVSSVIALMVAGGLLLGGAESARAAEGSTKPPAQNWSFAGPVGKFDRGALQRGLKVYKEVCSSCHGLSFVAFRNLAESGGPGYSVAQAQAFASEYKVKDGPNDQGDMFERPGRPADYFPSPFPNEQAARAANGGAFPPDLSLITKARSYGRGFPMFLIDFFTQYQEQGPDYVAALLQGYEDKPPAGVTLPEGSYYNKYFPGHAIKMPKPLNDGQVTFDDGSPATVAQYSKDVTTFLMWAAEPHMEARKALGLQVFVFLILLTVLLYFTKKKVWANAH
- a CDS encoding type II toxin-antitoxin system RelE/ParE family toxin, producing the protein MWPVRLRYAPRARADIAEIHEYISQHSPRAASSVVNQIRTTSRLLAEHPGLGRETDISGVRVFPTARYSFLVDHHIRGDELVIVHVRHGRRDAPRANEF